In the Leifsonia sp. 466MF genome, one interval contains:
- a CDS encoding Ig-like domain-containing protein codes for MTRLGAIGSWLAAHKSIAATAVSGTAVAALVTTLAVVSGGYSAQHLRLDDASVWVASDAKKSLGRANTEIDKLNSVVAGTGEALDVVQDGTDVLLLDREANTVAVVDPATAEAGKSVALPPRAPQVSLADGHVALLSQTTGQLWLTGVDQLEDFNSGSAATIDLGGRAVSAMDPSGVLFAYQPSTRALVRVALDGAEPSTTTETLRTRGDGADVSLTSVGGHWALLDPSARTLSMEGRTVSLAALLPEGDDPVLQQPSADGDAVFIASTAGLIRVPLDGGSATRAFARQSGAPAAPVTVDGCTYAAWNDGTAWRSCSASGSGERSTLKDVPSGAVLGFRVNGDRVVLNDARSGVSWAVQSGNARIDNWDELVSKKTTQELVNQTKQDDAPQYEKQEQPPVAVADSFGARPGRVTPLPVLLNDYDPNGDVLTIDSFTAVPSNQGTIELTNADQQLQLSLPDTATGTIAFDYTISDGRGGTATAHVTVAVRTSAENSPPVCVRNAKAVVQSGGRVSAPVLGDCYDPDGDSFYLAGASVPAPDTVTFTPQGQVAYSDHGDGEGVKDVALTLSDGRAEAAGLLAVTVRAPGQVPIIADPFAVVAYQGQEVTVAPLDHVRGGNGTVRLSTVPTKADATITPDYQGGTFRFESDQAGTHNIEYSVTDGIVTATGVVRVEVKAPPGAKTAPIAVPHTAFIREQSTQDVDVLATDIDPSGGVLLVTGVTEPDAATGVRVQVLQQRTLRVTLSRPLEGPVDFHYRLSNGLADTIGTVTVVQLPPLTVHQPPIAAPDNVSVRVNDVVDIPVLANDVQPDGDKLTLDPTLATPLPSGAGLLFASGDHLRYLAPGKPGNYTAAYKVYGADGQWATAEVTIAVRERDAATNNPPVPKTVTARVLAGDTVRITVPLSGIDPDGDSVQFIGQETNPQKGAVIASGPDWMDFQAGDYAAGTDTFTYAVVDALGARATGTVRVGIAARVEGARNPIAVEDDVTARPGRTLSVQVLANDSDPDGSPLSVTAVTSLDGKAKAKISGEVVTVTAPQAEGAYGFLYTIQNERGGTSQAFLRLTVDKNAPPARPVVSDTTLGLSDILGKDRVDVNVLANVFFADGPVSSLKLSLVPGYTSDAQVTSSKRIRIAIGAKSQIVPFRVANPEDETVVAYGFVRVPGYNDALPQLKRGAPKLTVVSEKTLTIHLNDYIVAVGDRKVRLTDAATVRATHANGDDLVAGSDTLQFTSSPRYFGPASISFQVTDGTSATDPDGNVATIVLPIEVTPRENQPPVFTGALIDFEPGQTKTIDLTKVTKYPYAKDLGELVYSIQDPRPAGVSASLNGQKLTVTVAADAEKGTRPSLSIGVKDAVNAGQAGRIDISVVPSTRPLASPQPDRVIAPRGQTSTVDVLANDGATNPFPGKPLRVVAVRGLGAGLPDGVSITPSADNSELQITVSQTAAAADTTLQYEVADATGDPDRYVWGTVTVSVQDRPAPVSNVQISAIADRSLTLTWIPGAFNNSPITGFEVTMASASTGAVLSTTPCATTTCAITTPGNGPSNSVTFSVRAKNALGLSDPTTYAEPVWSDVVPNAPAALSSTPLDQGLRVTWAKPADAAGASPITSYVVSVGGVTKAIQVAGTDPVGTRYALNVTDPGIANGAAIGFTVASRNDFYQGRTTWNQSQGSGVPAGAPTTTGIAPVATPSTTDGTSATLSWSNVFGDNGTAITAYYVAVFQGGNPTFCRVDGVEDGQPTLSTGGLTRVQGGSTTFDGLNPNRTYNFIVYAYNGQGCTPAAVVSATPRQAPGDVNQIAVTGRTQNGDTVDFGVSISYRAGGGSNPVFDYQLLSGNTVVDSGQLAGTSGVLTGSGGNHYGMPLTVRITRVCESYTDSAPLCSDQSATQDLGVAVSLAIGGGRYDPASHVFTWTSWPTGQYDAVTYSCDGTTQLPMPPVGQTASCTAPANDPSPTLVVRVVSGSDTYSQPYPGSSLQ; via the coding sequence GTGACCCGCCTCGGCGCCATCGGCTCCTGGCTCGCCGCGCACAAGTCCATCGCGGCGACAGCCGTGAGCGGGACGGCGGTGGCCGCTCTGGTGACGACGCTCGCCGTCGTCTCGGGCGGCTACAGCGCGCAGCACCTGCGGCTCGATGACGCCTCGGTCTGGGTCGCGAGCGACGCCAAGAAGTCGCTCGGGCGGGCGAACACCGAGATCGACAAGCTGAACTCGGTGGTGGCCGGCACCGGCGAGGCGCTGGACGTCGTCCAGGACGGCACCGACGTGCTCCTGCTCGACCGGGAGGCGAACACGGTCGCGGTGGTGGACCCGGCCACGGCGGAGGCCGGCAAGTCGGTCGCGCTCCCGCCGCGTGCACCGCAGGTGTCGCTGGCCGACGGCCACGTCGCGCTGCTGTCCCAGACGACGGGCCAGCTGTGGCTGACCGGCGTCGACCAGCTGGAGGACTTCAACTCCGGCTCGGCGGCCACGATCGACCTCGGCGGCCGTGCGGTGTCGGCGATGGACCCGTCCGGCGTGCTGTTCGCGTACCAGCCGTCGACTCGTGCGCTGGTGCGTGTCGCCCTCGACGGCGCCGAGCCGTCCACGACGACCGAGACTCTGCGCACGCGGGGCGATGGAGCGGATGTCTCGCTCACCTCGGTGGGCGGCCACTGGGCCCTGCTTGACCCGTCGGCGCGCACGCTGTCGATGGAGGGCCGGACGGTCAGCCTCGCAGCCCTGCTGCCCGAGGGCGACGATCCGGTGCTGCAGCAGCCGTCGGCGGATGGGGACGCCGTGTTCATCGCCTCCACCGCCGGGCTGATCCGGGTGCCGCTCGACGGCGGCTCGGCGACGCGTGCGTTCGCCCGGCAGTCCGGGGCGCCGGCTGCGCCGGTGACGGTCGACGGCTGCACGTACGCCGCCTGGAACGACGGGACGGCCTGGCGGTCGTGCTCGGCGTCGGGATCGGGCGAGAGGTCGACCCTGAAGGACGTGCCGTCCGGCGCCGTGCTCGGCTTCCGCGTGAACGGCGACCGCGTCGTGCTGAACGACGCGCGCTCCGGCGTCTCCTGGGCGGTGCAGAGCGGAAACGCCCGCATCGACAACTGGGACGAGCTGGTGTCGAAGAAGACCACGCAGGAGCTCGTCAACCAGACCAAGCAGGATGACGCTCCGCAGTATGAGAAGCAGGAGCAGCCTCCCGTCGCCGTCGCCGACTCCTTCGGTGCCCGGCCCGGACGCGTGACGCCGTTGCCGGTGCTCCTGAACGACTACGACCCCAACGGCGACGTGCTGACGATCGACTCGTTCACCGCAGTGCCGTCGAACCAGGGCACGATCGAGCTCACCAACGCCGACCAGCAGCTCCAGCTCTCCCTCCCCGACACGGCCACCGGGACGATCGCCTTCGACTACACGATCTCGGACGGCCGCGGCGGGACGGCGACCGCTCATGTGACCGTCGCGGTGCGGACCTCGGCCGAGAACAGCCCGCCGGTGTGCGTGCGCAACGCGAAGGCCGTCGTGCAGTCCGGAGGCCGCGTGTCGGCTCCGGTGCTGGGCGACTGCTACGACCCCGACGGCGACTCCTTCTATCTCGCCGGCGCATCCGTCCCCGCTCCGGACACCGTGACGTTCACCCCGCAGGGCCAGGTCGCCTACTCCGACCATGGTGACGGCGAGGGGGTGAAGGATGTCGCTCTCACGCTCTCGGACGGGCGCGCAGAGGCCGCCGGCCTGCTCGCCGTCACGGTGCGCGCCCCCGGCCAGGTGCCGATCATCGCCGATCCCTTCGCCGTGGTGGCCTATCAGGGGCAGGAGGTGACGGTCGCGCCGCTCGACCACGTGCGCGGCGGCAACGGCACCGTTCGCCTAAGCACCGTCCCGACCAAGGCGGACGCGACGATCACGCCGGACTATCAGGGCGGAACCTTCCGCTTCGAGTCCGACCAGGCCGGGACGCACAACATCGAGTACTCGGTCACCGACGGCATCGTGACGGCGACGGGCGTCGTCCGGGTCGAGGTGAAGGCGCCGCCCGGAGCCAAGACGGCACCGATCGCGGTGCCGCACACCGCGTTCATCCGCGAGCAGTCGACGCAGGACGTCGACGTCCTGGCGACCGACATCGACCCGTCCGGCGGCGTGCTGCTCGTCACCGGGGTGACGGAGCCGGACGCCGCGACCGGCGTCCGCGTCCAGGTGCTGCAGCAGCGCACCCTCCGCGTCACGCTGAGCCGACCGCTCGAAGGTCCCGTCGACTTCCACTACCGGCTCAGCAACGGCCTGGCCGACACGATCGGCACGGTCACCGTCGTCCAGCTCCCGCCGCTGACGGTGCACCAACCGCCGATCGCCGCTCCCGACAACGTCTCGGTCCGGGTGAACGACGTTGTCGACATCCCGGTGCTCGCCAACGACGTGCAGCCGGACGGCGACAAGCTCACCCTCGACCCGACGCTGGCCACTCCGCTGCCGAGCGGCGCCGGCCTGCTGTTCGCCAGCGGCGACCACCTCCGATACCTCGCGCCCGGGAAGCCCGGCAACTACACCGCCGCGTACAAGGTCTACGGCGCCGACGGCCAGTGGGCGACGGCCGAGGTGACCATCGCGGTGCGCGAGCGCGACGCCGCCACCAACAACCCGCCCGTGCCCAAGACCGTCACTGCCCGCGTACTCGCCGGCGACACGGTCCGCATCACCGTCCCGCTGTCCGGGATCGACCCCGACGGCGACTCCGTCCAGTTCATCGGCCAGGAGACGAACCCGCAGAAGGGCGCCGTGATCGCGTCGGGGCCCGATTGGATGGACTTCCAGGCCGGTGACTACGCGGCGGGCACCGACACCTTCACCTACGCCGTGGTCGACGCGCTCGGAGCCCGTGCCACCGGGACGGTCCGCGTGGGTATCGCCGCCCGGGTGGAAGGCGCGCGCAACCCCATCGCGGTCGAGGACGACGTGACCGCCCGGCCGGGCCGGACCCTGTCGGTGCAGGTGCTCGCCAACGACAGCGACCCCGACGGCAGCCCGCTGAGCGTGACGGCGGTGACATCGCTCGACGGCAAGGCGAAGGCGAAGATCAGCGGCGAGGTCGTCACCGTCACCGCGCCGCAGGCCGAGGGCGCCTATGGCTTCCTCTACACGATCCAGAACGAACGCGGCGGCACGAGCCAGGCCTTCCTGCGGCTCACGGTCGACAAGAACGCGCCGCCCGCTCGTCCGGTCGTCTCCGACACGACTCTCGGCCTCTCCGACATCCTCGGCAAGGACAGGGTCGACGTGAACGTGCTGGCCAACGTGTTCTTCGCCGACGGACCGGTCTCCAGCCTGAAGCTGTCGCTGGTGCCCGGATACACCAGCGATGCGCAGGTCACCTCGTCGAAGCGGATCCGGATCGCCATCGGCGCGAAGAGCCAGATCGTGCCGTTCCGGGTCGCCAACCCGGAGGACGAGACCGTCGTCGCCTACGGGTTCGTGCGAGTGCCCGGCTACAACGACGCCCTGCCCCAGCTGAAGCGGGGTGCGCCCAAGCTGACGGTGGTCAGCGAGAAGACCCTGACCATCCACCTGAACGACTACATCGTGGCCGTCGGCGACCGGAAGGTACGCCTCACCGACGCTGCGACCGTGCGCGCCACCCACGCGAACGGGGACGACCTGGTCGCCGGGAGCGACACCCTCCAGTTCACGTCGTCGCCACGGTACTTCGGGCCGGCCTCCATCTCGTTCCAGGTGACGGACGGCACCAGCGCGACCGACCCGGACGGCAACGTCGCGACGATCGTGCTCCCGATCGAGGTGACGCCGCGCGAGAACCAGCCGCCGGTGTTCACCGGGGCGCTCATCGACTTCGAGCCGGGCCAGACGAAGACGATCGACCTGACCAAGGTGACCAAGTACCCGTACGCAAAGGACCTCGGCGAGCTGGTGTACTCCATCCAGGATCCGCGACCCGCCGGAGTCTCCGCGTCGTTGAACGGGCAGAAGCTGACCGTGACCGTGGCCGCCGACGCCGAGAAGGGCACGCGGCCGTCGCTCTCCATCGGCGTGAAGGATGCCGTGAACGCCGGGCAGGCCGGGCGCATCGACATCTCGGTCGTGCCTTCGACGCGCCCGCTCGCGAGTCCGCAGCCCGACCGGGTGATCGCGCCGCGCGGGCAGACGTCGACGGTGGATGTGCTGGCCAACGACGGCGCGACCAACCCGTTCCCGGGAAAGCCGCTGCGCGTCGTCGCTGTGCGCGGCCTCGGCGCCGGGCTGCCGGACGGCGTCAGCATCACGCCGAGCGCCGACAACTCGGAGCTCCAGATCACCGTCTCGCAGACCGCGGCCGCCGCCGACACCACGCTGCAGTACGAAGTCGCCGACGCGACCGGCGACCCGGACCGGTACGTCTGGGGAACGGTGACGGTCTCGGTTCAGGACCGCCCCGCTCCGGTGTCGAACGTGCAGATCAGCGCGATCGCCGACCGCAGCCTGACGCTCACCTGGATCCCCGGTGCCTTCAACAACTCGCCGATCACCGGCTTCGAGGTGACTATGGCGTCGGCGTCGACCGGTGCGGTGCTGTCCACCACGCCGTGCGCGACGACGACCTGCGCGATCACCACACCGGGCAACGGGCCGTCCAATTCCGTCACCTTCAGCGTGCGCGCGAAGAACGCACTCGGACTCTCGGACCCGACGACGTATGCCGAACCGGTGTGGTCGGATGTGGTGCCGAACGCTCCTGCCGCCCTCTCGTCGACGCCGCTCGACCAGGGCCTCCGGGTCACCTGGGCGAAGCCGGCCGACGCCGCGGGGGCCAGCCCGATCACCTCGTACGTTGTGTCGGTGGGCGGCGTGACGAAGGCCATCCAGGTGGCGGGCACCGATCCGGTCGGCACCCGGTACGCGCTCAACGTGACCGACCCGGGGATCGCGAACGGCGCGGCGATCGGCTTCACGGTCGCCTCGCGCAACGACTTCTACCAGGGCAGGACCACCTGGAACCAGAGCCAGGGGAGCGGTGTGCCTGCGGGGGCGCCGACCACGACGGGCATCGCACCCGTCGCCACCCCGAGCACGACAGACGGCACCAGCGCCACGCTCAGCTGGTCGAACGTCTTCGGCGACAACGGCACGGCGATCACGGCGTACTACGTCGCCGTGTTCCAGGGCGGCAATCCCACCTTCTGCCGGGTGGACGGCGTCGAGGACGGCCAGCCCACGCTCAGCACCGGCGGCCTCACCCGCGTGCAGGGCGGCAGCACGACCTTCGACGGCCTCAACCCGAACCGCACCTACAACTTCATCGTCTACGCCTACAACGGTCAGGGCTGCACACCGGCCGCCGTCGTGAGTGCGACTCCGCGCCAGGCGCCGGGCGACGTGAACCAGATCGCGGTCACCGGGCGCACGCAGAACGGCGACACCGTCGACTTCGGCGTCTCCATCTCCTACCGTGCGGGCGGAGGGTCCAACCCGGTCTTCGACTATCAGCTGCTCAGCGGGAACACCGTCGTGGACTCGGGCCAGCTCGCGGGCACGTCCGGCGTCCTCACAGGCTCCGGCGGCAACCACTACGGGATGCCGCTCACCGTCAGGATCACCCGGGTCTGCGAGAGCTACACGGACAGCGCGCCGCTCTGCTCCGACCAATCGGCGACGCAGGATCTCGGGGTCGCTGTGAGCCTCGCCATCGGCGGTGGCCGCTACGACCCCGCCAGCCACGTGTTCACCTGGACCAGCTGGCCGACCGGACAGTACGACGCCGTCACCTACAGCTGCGACGGGACGACCCAGCTGCCCATGCCGCCGGTCGGGCAGACCGCGTCCTGCACGGCGCCGGCGAACGACCCGTCTCCGACGCTGGTCGTGCGCGTTGTCAGCGGGTCCGACACGTACAGCCAGCCGTACCCGGGATCGAGTCTGCAATGA
- a CDS encoding serine/threonine-protein kinase — MIDEREEPMARRLPSQPPNLPGFSYVRVLGSGGFADVFLYEQNMPRRQVAVKVMLAEVVTSQVKQMFQAEANLMAQLSTHPSILTVYQASVSSDGRPYLVMELCSAAIGQRYRTEPLSVPEALSTGVRIASAVETAHRAGVLHRDIKPSNILSTAYGHPVLSDFGIAATLSEADVTEAIGLSIPWSAPEVLLDETSGTIASEVWSLGATLYSLLAGRSPFEVPGKENTSAELIQRITKSRPLPIGRADVPPRLEQVLMRAMSRRPSQRQRSALEFIRELQAVESELGLPQTPIEVAMDDWALATAGDPEDRTRVKGVVAVDPGARRRRRRAAPASATVTRAPTRTVVRESGSAQTPQQAAPSKTSRALVLSLVACVVLVVVLAVTASIVLVRAGASDDIPTVRDLSGRVTGSTIVFTWTDPGLQEGDTYQVTVDDQPPSSQHATEFRVDAKSGQTVCVTVTVNRDGKTGTPSGQKCVEGTGGT, encoded by the coding sequence GTGATCGACGAACGGGAGGAGCCGATGGCCCGGCGTTTGCCGTCCCAGCCGCCGAACCTCCCCGGTTTCTCCTACGTCCGGGTGCTGGGTTCCGGCGGCTTCGCCGACGTCTTCCTGTACGAGCAGAACATGCCGCGACGTCAGGTGGCGGTCAAAGTGATGCTCGCCGAGGTGGTCACGAGCCAGGTCAAGCAGATGTTCCAGGCCGAGGCCAACCTGATGGCGCAGCTGAGCACGCATCCCTCGATCCTCACCGTCTACCAGGCCAGCGTCTCCTCCGACGGGAGGCCGTACCTGGTCATGGAGCTCTGCTCCGCGGCGATCGGCCAGCGGTACCGCACCGAGCCGCTGTCGGTGCCGGAGGCGCTCAGCACCGGCGTGCGCATCGCCAGCGCGGTCGAGACCGCCCACCGCGCCGGGGTGCTGCACCGCGACATCAAGCCGTCCAACATCCTGAGCACGGCGTACGGGCACCCGGTGCTGAGCGACTTCGGCATCGCGGCCACCCTGAGCGAGGCCGACGTCACCGAGGCGATCGGCCTCTCCATCCCGTGGTCGGCTCCCGAGGTGCTGCTCGACGAGACGAGCGGGACGATCGCGAGCGAGGTCTGGTCGCTCGGCGCCACCCTGTACTCGCTGCTCGCCGGGCGTTCGCCGTTCGAGGTGCCCGGCAAGGAGAACACCTCCGCCGAGCTCATCCAGCGCATCACCAAGAGCCGGCCGCTCCCGATCGGGCGGGCCGACGTCCCGCCGCGGCTGGAGCAGGTGCTGATGCGCGCGATGTCTCGCCGCCCCTCCCAACGACAGAGGAGCGCGCTGGAGTTCATCCGCGAGCTGCAGGCGGTGGAAAGCGAGCTCGGACTGCCGCAGACGCCCATCGAGGTCGCCATGGACGACTGGGCCCTGGCGACGGCCGGCGACCCGGAGGACCGCACCCGCGTGAAGGGCGTGGTGGCCGTCGACCCCGGAGCACGTCGTCGTCGCCGCCGAGCGGCCCCTGCCTCGGCGACGGTCACCCGGGCACCGACCCGGACCGTCGTCCGCGAGAGCGGGAGCGCGCAGACGCCGCAGCAGGCCGCCCCGTCGAAGACCTCCCGCGCTCTCGTGCTCTCGCTCGTCGCGTGCGTCGTGCTCGTCGTCGTGCTCGCCGTGACGGCTTCCATCGTGCTCGTGCGAGCCGGGGCCAGCGACGACATCCCGACCGTCCGCGACCTCAGCGGCCGCGTGACCGGCAGCACCATCGTGTTCACCTGGACCGATCCAGGGCTGCAGGAGGGCGACACGTACCAGGTCACGGTCGATGACCAGCCGCCCAGCAGCCAGCACGCGACCGAGTTCCGCGTGGATGCGAAGTCGGGTCAGACCGTCTGCGTCACCGTCACGGTGAACCGCGACGGCAAGACCGGTACGCCGAGCGGGCAGAAATGCGTCGAAGGGACGGGCGGGACGTGA
- a CDS encoding PP2C family protein-serine/threonine phosphatase, giving the protein MTQIGRSSRRHTVAVPGDPDARISLSWAALSDTGYRRSVNEDSLLARSPIFAVADGMGGHTAGDFASTAVVTRLAEKVKADFVGELALTEALRSAVDDMTRGVGQTDLGTGTTVTGIALTLVDGNPYWLVFNIGDSRVYSYRDGTLEQLTVDHSIVQELLDAGAITPAEAEVHPHSNVITRAVGFNEDPVPDYFLLPIVAGSRLLVCSDGLTKELTEHGIRYFLGEGSSPLDAAQQLMDAALGNGGRDNVTVVVVDVLATPESGAHREGVSRRAARRH; this is encoded by the coding sequence GTGACCCAGATCGGTCGCAGCAGCAGACGCCACACCGTGGCTGTCCCCGGCGATCCCGACGCCCGCATCAGCCTCTCCTGGGCCGCCCTCAGCGACACCGGATATCGCCGGAGCGTGAACGAGGACAGCCTCCTCGCGCGGTCCCCGATCTTCGCCGTCGCCGACGGGATGGGGGGCCACACCGCGGGGGACTTCGCGAGCACAGCGGTGGTCACGCGTCTCGCCGAGAAGGTGAAGGCCGACTTCGTCGGAGAACTCGCCCTCACCGAGGCGCTCCGCTCGGCGGTCGACGACATGACCCGCGGCGTAGGCCAGACCGACCTCGGAACGGGCACGACCGTCACCGGCATCGCCCTCACCCTGGTCGACGGCAACCCGTACTGGCTGGTGTTCAACATCGGCGACTCCCGCGTGTACAGCTACCGCGACGGGACGCTGGAGCAGCTCACCGTCGACCACTCGATCGTCCAGGAGCTGCTGGATGCCGGTGCCATCACCCCGGCGGAGGCCGAGGTGCACCCGCACAGCAACGTCATCACGCGCGCGGTCGGATTCAACGAGGACCCGGTCCCCGACTACTTCCTGCTGCCGATCGTCGCCGGCTCCCGGCTGCTGGTGTGCTCGGACGGCCTGACGAAGGAGCTCACCGAGCACGGCATCCGCTACTTCCTCGGCGAAGGCTCCTCTCCGCTCGACGCGGCGCAGCAGCTGATGGATGCGGCACTCGGCAACGGCGGGCGCGACAACGTGACCGTCGTGGTCGTCGACGTGCTGGCGACCCCGGAGTCCGGAGCGCACCGCGAAGGCGTCTCCCGCAGGGCCGCTCGCCGCCACTGA
- a CDS encoding FHA domain-containing protein, whose protein sequence is MTGGFIRYAPTAGPSRWLLIAGRRFVAAVESTASDEIVDAVYWLADSELATIESVVGAFPLAGPDSVRSFAVAEIAEPNAAGEVTVTAVVRGSAAVDVFSVGGARRFSAGGVQPWVLAEFRTVTGLVLQGDDAPTGPVARLSIGSLPLRVGVTDGELLTWTLQPIERAERSREAPVAAAAVTGPAAEETIIRDRNQSSSLFGGAGGAGDAGDAGTGDAGADSEIVPPAAHPAPHELPGAVDIDEPAIPAIIAPARDTPVAPAGPLTIRTDEVFPPTEPVVLPPPRATFAARLPSGDTIALDVPVLIGRRPAPQRVDSGVEPRLVAVVSPSQEVSSTHVRIEQSGDAVVVTDLRSTNGTVVTGPTGARRLRPGESSVVLAGARVEIGDGNIIEITARRDEGRE, encoded by the coding sequence ATGACTGGCGGCTTCATCCGGTATGCGCCGACGGCCGGCCCGTCCCGGTGGCTGCTCATCGCGGGTCGCCGGTTCGTTGCCGCGGTCGAGAGCACGGCCTCCGACGAGATCGTGGATGCGGTGTACTGGCTGGCGGACTCCGAGCTCGCGACCATCGAATCCGTCGTCGGGGCCTTCCCGCTCGCCGGGCCGGACAGCGTCCGCTCCTTCGCCGTCGCTGAGATCGCCGAGCCCAACGCCGCGGGCGAAGTCACCGTGACGGCGGTGGTGCGCGGCTCGGCCGCCGTCGACGTGTTCTCGGTCGGCGGTGCACGCCGGTTCTCGGCGGGAGGCGTCCAGCCGTGGGTGCTGGCCGAGTTCCGCACCGTGACGGGCCTGGTGCTGCAGGGCGACGACGCGCCGACGGGCCCGGTCGCCCGGCTCTCCATCGGGTCGCTGCCGCTGCGGGTCGGGGTGACCGACGGCGAGCTCCTGACCTGGACGCTGCAGCCGATCGAGCGCGCCGAGCGCAGCCGGGAGGCTCCGGTCGCGGCTGCGGCGGTGACCGGACCGGCCGCGGAAGAGACGATCATCCGTGACCGCAATCAGAGCTCCAGCCTGTTCGGGGGAGCCGGAGGCGCGGGCGATGCCGGCGACGCGGGCACCGGGGATGCCGGAGCTGACTCGGAGATCGTGCCGCCCGCCGCGCATCCCGCCCCGCACGAGCTCCCCGGCGCTGTCGACATCGACGAACCCGCGATTCCGGCCATCATCGCCCCGGCTCGCGACACGCCGGTCGCGCCCGCTGGGCCGCTGACGATCCGCACGGATGAGGTCTTTCCGCCGACGGAACCGGTGGTGCTGCCGCCGCCCCGCGCGACGTTCGCTGCCCGCCTGCCGTCGGGGGACACGATCGCGCTCGACGTGCCCGTCCTGATCGGTCGACGGCCGGCCCCGCAGCGTGTCGACTCCGGCGTGGAGCCGCGCCTCGTCGCCGTCGTGTCGCCCAGCCAGGAGGTGTCGTCGACCCACGTCCGCATCGAGCAGTCGGGGGACGCGGTCGTCGTCACCGACCTCCGCTCGACGAACGGGACGGTGGTGACCGGTCCCACCGGCGCGCGGCGGCTGCGGCCGGGGGAGTCGTCCGTCGTGCTCGCCGGAGCGAGAGTGGAGATCGGCGACGGTAATATCATCGAGATCACCGCCCGCAGAGACGAAGGACGCGAGTGA